One segment of Palaemon carinicauda isolate YSFRI2023 chromosome 35, ASM3689809v2, whole genome shotgun sequence DNA contains the following:
- the LOC137627425 gene encoding uncharacterized protein, whose amino-acid sequence MGDCYHDDTDNHETSRRKEELEQYIFSMKDMLRQLNEVQENVQPPTDHLHSPHVKNREPRGRSRGKARGRWVDNRGRGGGPIEGYRINNPTGGFRRERPTQVCFQDGFENVKDQWSSGEQGFQILYRDPDRGWNLKRYFRPN is encoded by the exons ACAACCATGAAACCAGTCGCCGGAAGGAGGAGCTGGAACAATACATCTTTTCCATGAAGGATATGTTGAGACAAT TAAATGAAGTTCAAGAGAATGTACAGCCACCAACTGATCATCTTCATagtccacatgtaaagaatagagAACCAAGGGGAAGAAGTAGAGGAAAGGCCAGAGGAAGATGGGTTGACAACAGAGGAAGAGGTGGTGGACCTATAGAAGGATATAGAATCAATAATCCA ACTGGAGGTTTTAGAAGAGAAAGGCCAACGCAAGTATGCTTtcaggatggttttgaaaatgtaAAAGACCAATGGAGTTCAGGAGAACAGGGGTTTCAAATTCTATACAGAGACCCAGATAGAGGGTGGAATTTAAAAAGGTACTTTCGTCCAAATTGA